CAAATACGCATACCGCGCCGTCAAGAACCCTTAAAGACCTTTCAACTTCAACAGTAAAATCAACGTGCCCCGGCGTGTCTATAAGGTTAATTCTATAGTCTTTCCAGAAACATGTGGTGGCAGCGGAAGTAATTGTTATGCCCCTTTCCTGTTCCTGTTCCATCCAGTCCATCGTGGCGGCGCCTTCATGCACTTCGCCGATTTTATGGGTTTTACCGGTATAATAGAGAACGCGCTCTGACAATGTTGTCTTTCCTGCGTCTATATGGGCCATAATACCTATGTTCCTTAACTTGTTTAACGGGAATTCCCTTGCCATTGTTATCTCCTGATATTTTTATTCGTTATTTATTAATTTATAAACTGAATACTACCACCTGTAATGGGCAAACGCCTTGTTGGCTTCAGCCATTTTATGCGTATCATCCTTTTTCTTCATTGCTCCGCCCTGGTTCTGCTCTGCAGCCAGTAATTCAAGCGCAAGCCTTTCAACCATGGATTTTTCCTTGCGGTCACGCGTGGCATTAATAAGCCATCTGATTGCAAGAGACTGCCTGCGGTCAGTGTTGACTTCAACAGGTATCTGATAGTTCGCACCGCCGATCCTTCTTGATTTAAGTTCCATTAAAGGCTTTATATTCTCTATGGCCGTTTTGAAAACTTCCATGGAATTTTTACCCTTTTTATCAATGTATTCAAGCGCTCCATAAACAATTGATTCCGCGGCGCTTTTTCTGCCCTGATACATTATGCAGTTGATAAGCTTGGCAATAATCAGACTGTTATATTTTGAATCTGCTTTAATTTCCCTTTTTACTGTTCTTTTTTTCCTTG
The nucleotide sequence above comes from Candidatus Goldiibacteriota bacterium. Encoded proteins:
- the rpsG gene encoding 30S ribosomal protein S7, whose protein sequence is MPRKKRTVKREIKADSKYNSLIIAKLINCIMYQGRKSAAESIVYGALEYIDKKGKNSMEVFKTAIENIKPLMELKSRRIGGANYQIPVEVNTDRRQSLAIRWLINATRDRKEKSMVERLALELLAAEQNQGGAMKKKDDTHKMAEANKAFAHYRW